In Flavobacterium luteolum, the DNA window GATATAAAAATTGCACAGTTCAAAGAACTATTATTTAATTTCTTATTTATAAGAATAGTAGAGATAAGGCTTGCCGCAAAAACATTAACATTAAATGTGCTTTTCAAAACGTTTAAATTTGACATTTTTAAAGGAGCCATTTTCATAATACCTGCACAATGCACAAATTTTATAACTTCAATAGAATTGTTTAGCAAAAAAAGTTTTAATGAATCTTCAACTTCTTCAATTTCTTCCAAATTACATAACCATGTAAGAGTAGAATTTTTTTTTGCACATAAACTTTCAACTTCATTTAACTTTTCTAAATTTCGACCATGCAAAACTACATTATAATCATTAGAAAGTTTAACTGCGATTTTTTTACCAATTCCAGACGTTGCACCTGTTATTAGAACGAATTGCTTTTTCTCCATAATATTATTGGGCTGTAAATCCACCATCTACATTTATTATTGAACCCGTAATCCATTTAGCCATATCTGACACTAAAAAAGCAATAGCATTTGCCACATCTTCTGCATTTCCAAGTCCTAAAGGATGAAGTCTATTAATTAATTCATCGTATTCAGAATTAAAAGAACCACTAATTGAATCTAACATATTTGTTTTCACAAATCCTGGCGCAACACAATTTACTCTTATGTTT includes these proteins:
- a CDS encoding SDR family NAD(P)-dependent oxidoreductase, coding for MEKKQFVLITGATSGIGKKIAVKLSNDYNVVLHGRNLEKLNEVESLCAKKNSTLTWLCNLEEIEEVEDSLKLFLLNNSIEVIKFVHCAGIMKMAPLKMSNLNVLKSTFNVNVFAASLISTILINKKLNNSSLNCAIFISSNISNYGAKAMGAYGASKSALDGLMRSLAVELAPKVRVNSVLPGAVETEMTKDILGNEELKQRMLSVYPLGIGSTNDIFQAVSFLLSENARWITGQQITVDGGRTINISG